One genomic region from Tachysurus vachellii isolate PV-2020 chromosome 22, HZAU_Pvac_v1, whole genome shotgun sequence encodes:
- the LOC132837811 gene encoding transmembrane reductase CYB561D2 isoform X1, producing MLHSESESESSLYRFTRLLCGVFTHLLCAAFTMFVTFVAKPGSSLFSWHPFLMTLAFSFFMTEAVLLFSPHSSPARKLKHQVKSRLHWILQCSCTSCALVGLGTIFYNKHVTGKPHFSTWHGLLGLITVCVVLLQSVAALPLIYHKLAKGWSLAKLKRYHAAAGLVTYLLGSVSLLLGVCSAWFTSSVGGNAWYITALCPVLSALTIMSQVTNAYMAKKRLQS from the exons ATGCTGCACTCGGAGTCGGAGTCGGAGTCGAGTCTGTATCGGTTCACCCGCCTGCTGTGTGGAGTTTTTACACATTTACTCTGTGCCGCTTTCACCATGTTTGTGACGTTTGTGGCGAAACCAGGCTCCA GTTTGTTTTCTTGGCATCCGTTCCTGATGACTTTGGCG TTCTCGTTTTTCATGACCGAGGCCGTTCTGCTCTTCTCTCCGCATTCCTCTCCTGCGCGCAAATTAAAGCACCAGGTCAAATCGCGCCTGCACTGGATCCTGCAGTGTTCCTGCACGTCCTGCGCGCTGGTCGGACTCGGGACCATTTTCTACAACAAGCACGTGACGGGGAAGCCGCATTTCTCCACGTGGCACGGGCTGCTGGGCCTCATCACTGTGTGCGTGGTGCTGCTGCAGTCGGTGGCGGCGCTGCCTCTTATCTACCACAAACTGGCCAAAGGCTGGTCTCTGGCCAAGCTGAAGCGCTACCACGCCGCCGCAGGACTCGTCACCTACCTCCTGGGCAGTGTGAGTCTGCTGCTGGGCGTCTGCTCTGCCTGGTTCACCTCCAGCGTCGGGGGGAACGCATGGTACATCACCGCCCTGTGCCCCGTCCTCTCCGCCCTCACCATCATGAGCCAAGTGACTAATGCCTACATGGCCAAAAAACGCCTGCAGTCCTGA
- the LOC132837811 gene encoding transmembrane reductase CYB561D2 isoform X2, whose amino-acid sequence MTLAFSFFMTEAVLLFSPHSSPARKLKHQVKSRLHWILQCSCTSCALVGLGTIFYNKHVTGKPHFSTWHGLLGLITVCVVLLQSVAALPLIYHKLAKGWSLAKLKRYHAAAGLVTYLLGSVSLLLGVCSAWFTSSVGGNAWYITALCPVLSALTIMSQVTNAYMAKKRLQS is encoded by the exons ATGACTTTGGCG TTCTCGTTTTTCATGACCGAGGCCGTTCTGCTCTTCTCTCCGCATTCCTCTCCTGCGCGCAAATTAAAGCACCAGGTCAAATCGCGCCTGCACTGGATCCTGCAGTGTTCCTGCACGTCCTGCGCGCTGGTCGGACTCGGGACCATTTTCTACAACAAGCACGTGACGGGGAAGCCGCATTTCTCCACGTGGCACGGGCTGCTGGGCCTCATCACTGTGTGCGTGGTGCTGCTGCAGTCGGTGGCGGCGCTGCCTCTTATCTACCACAAACTGGCCAAAGGCTGGTCTCTGGCCAAGCTGAAGCGCTACCACGCCGCCGCAGGACTCGTCACCTACCTCCTGGGCAGTGTGAGTCTGCTGCTGGGCGTCTGCTCTGCCTGGTTCACCTCCAGCGTCGGGGGGAACGCATGGTACATCACCGCCCTGTGCCCCGTCCTCTCCGCCCTCACCATCATGAGCCAAGTGACTAATGCCTACATGGCCAAAAAACGCCTGCAGTCCTGA